The proteins below are encoded in one region of Candidatus Omnitrophota bacterium:
- a CDS encoding 2-oxoacid:acceptor oxidoreductase family protein, producing the protein MKTDILISGFGGQGLMSLGKILARAATCEGKHTIFFPSYGAEMRGGTAHCLVKISDLSIASPFMDSPDVAIIFNQPSLDKFRSEFRQNSLVILNSDLIPKINLKTGIKTIALPLNEMALECGNIKVANIIVLGVLSALKPKLLARKTIISILEETFSKKGSFEVNLKAFKLGERFNKP; encoded by the coding sequence GTGAAGACAGATATTTTAATTTCAGGATTTGGCGGTCAAGGCTTAATGAGCTTGGGTAAGATTTTAGCTAGAGCTGCTACCTGTGAAGGCAAGCATACTATTTTTTTTCCTTCTTACGGAGCAGAGATGCGGGGTGGAACCGCTCACTGTTTAGTAAAAATTTCTGATTTATCGATAGCCTCTCCTTTTATGGATAGCCCTGACGTTGCGATTATCTTTAACCAGCCTTCATTGGATAAATTTAGAAGTGAATTCAGGCAAAACAGTTTAGTTATTTTAAATTCCGACTTGATTCCCAAAATAAACTTAAAAACAGGTATAAAGACAATAGCTTTACCTTTAAATGAAATGGCCTTGGAGTGTGGGAATATAAAGGTAGCTAACATTATAGTTTTGGGGGTTTTAAGCGCTTTGAAGCCAAAGCTTCTAGCGAGAAAAACAATAATTTCTATTTTGGAAGAAACCTTTAGCAAAAAGGGTAGTTTTGAAGTTAACCTTAAAGCTTTTAAGCTGGGCGAAAGGTTTAATAAGCCATGA
- a CDS encoding 2-oxoglutarate oxidoreductase yields MKKKFSRPQSLKDVSTHYCSGCGHGILHRLVAEVVDELGLRDKIIGVAPVGCAVVAYDYWDFDVSEAAHGRALAVATGIKRCLPKNVVFTYQGDGDLASIGLAETVHAANRGENLTCIFVNNACYGMTGGQMAPTTVVGQRTATTPWGRDPGSGEGWPLHLSEMLKDLNGVTYIVRSSVSSPKQVVKTRQYIKKAFMNQISRKGFSLVEVLSSCPTIWQKSALESVKWIEEEMVKEFPLGVIKE; encoded by the coding sequence ATGAAGAAAAAATTCAGTCGACCACAAAGCTTAAAAGACGTCAGCACGCATTATTGTTCTGGATGCGGTCATGGAATTTTACACCGGTTAGTAGCTGAAGTTGTTGATGAGTTGGGTTTGAGAGATAAAATTATTGGAGTTGCTCCGGTGGGTTGTGCAGTAGTTGCTTATGACTATTGGGATTTTGATGTTTCCGAGGCTGCTCACGGAAGAGCTTTAGCTGTTGCAACCGGTATAAAGCGTTGCTTGCCGAAAAACGTAGTTTTTACTTATCAAGGTGATGGAGATTTAGCTTCTATTGGTTTGGCTGAAACTGTCCATGCTGCCAATAGAGGAGAGAACTTAACTTGTATCTTTGTGAATAATGCTTGCTATGGTATGACCGGAGGCCAAATGGCTCCGACCACTGTCGTTGGGCAAAGAACAGCTACTACTCCTTGGGGAAGAGATCCTGGAAGTGGTGAAGGTTGGCCCTTACATCTAAGCGAAATGCTTAAAGATCTTAACGGGGTAACTTATATTGTTCGTAGCTCAGTTAGTAGTCCTAAACAGGTAGTTAAGACTCGTCAGTATATAAAGAAAGCCTTTATGAATCAAATTTCCAGAAAGGGTTTTTCTTTAGTTGAAGTTTTAAGTAGTTGTCCGACAATTTGGCAGAAGTCAGCGTTGGAATCGGTAAAATGGATTGAAGAAGAAATGGTAAAAGAATTTCCCTTAGGAGTTATTAAAGAATAG
- the vorB gene encoding 3-methyl-2-oxobutanoate dehydrogenase subunit VorB codes for MKNSRQQKRRLMTGNEAMAEAAVKAGCDFYAGYPITPQNEIIAYMAKAMKQCGRAFIQAESELAAINMVFGASSTGRRSMTSSSSPGISLKQEGISYLAGAELPAVIINVMRGGPGLGNIAPSQADYFQTTRGGGHGDYFTPALSPWSVEEAGELTVLAFDLADYYRNPVLVLADAVIGQMMEPVSLKFKKVFKKNLPKKDWALGCLKKKSPKVVKSFFLKEGLLELHNLKLEKKWEQIKKSEQRFSTYKVKDAEILIVAYGSQARMAKEAVDILRKQNINSGLFRPISLWPYPEKGLRKTAEKLKRLVVVEQSLGQMVDDVRLALPEKEVYFLGKTGGGVPSTLDIVKFVKKQI; via the coding sequence ATGAAGAATAGTCGACAACAAAAGAGAAGATTAATGACTGGCAATGAAGCTATGGCCGAGGCTGCAGTTAAGGCCGGTTGCGATTTTTATGCTGGTTATCCAATAACTCCTCAGAATGAAATCATTGCTTATATGGCTAAGGCGATGAAGCAGTGTGGTCGAGCCTTTATTCAGGCCGAGAGTGAACTGGCAGCAATAAATATGGTTTTTGGTGCATCCAGCACTGGCCGACGGTCAATGACTAGTTCATCTAGCCCGGGAATATCTTTAAAGCAGGAAGGAATTTCTTATTTGGCTGGCGCCGAGCTCCCAGCAGTAATTATTAATGTGATGCGGGGTGGACCGGGCTTAGGCAATATCGCTCCTTCGCAGGCAGATTATTTTCAGACTACTCGCGGTGGCGGTCATGGTGATTATTTTACTCCGGCCCTTTCTCCTTGGAGCGTTGAAGAGGCTGGTGAGCTTACTGTCTTAGCCTTTGATTTAGCTGATTACTATAGAAATCCGGTTTTAGTTTTGGCTGATGCGGTTATTGGTCAGATGATGGAACCAGTTAGCTTAAAATTTAAAAAAGTATTTAAGAAAAACTTGCCCAAAAAAGACTGGGCTTTAGGTTGTTTAAAGAAAAAATCTCCTAAAGTAGTAAAGTCGTTCTTTTTGAAAGAAGGTTTGCTTGAGTTACATAATCTGAAATTAGAGAAAAAATGGGAGCAAATTAAAAAAAGCGAACAAAGATTCTCTACTTACAAGGTTAAAGATGCTGAAATTTTAATCGTTGCCTATGGGTCACAGGCTCGCATGGCTAAAGAAGCCGTGGATATTTTAAGAAAGCAAAACATAAACTCGGGTCTTTTCAGGCCAATAAGTTTATGGCCTTATCCTGAAAAGGGTTTACGAAAGACTGCTGAAAAGTTAAAGAGGTTAGTGGTTGTAGAACAGTCTTTGGGCCAAATGGTAGACGACGTACGTTTGGCTTTGCCTGAGAAGGAAGTTTATTTTTTAGGAAAAACTGGCGGCGGGGTTCCGTCTACCTTAGATATTGTTAAATTCGTAAAGAAACAGATATGA
- a CDS encoding 4Fe-4S binding protein, translating to MSKLYTSRKKNSNQKISRPVSCRIIVDKDRCKACELCIFYCPTKYLKQSLDLNKKGVKYIEINPKTNCIGCGFCFFICPETCIEVHEE from the coding sequence ATGAGTAAGCTGTATACCAGCCGTAAAAAAAACAGTAATCAAAAAATATCCCGGCCGGTTTCTTGCCGAATAATCGTAGATAAGGATAGGTGCAAGGCCTGCGAGCTTTGCATTTTTTATTGTCCGACCAAATACCTTAAGCAGTCTTTAGATTTAAATAAAAAAGGGGTTAAGTATATTGAAATAAATCCAAAAACTAATTGCATTGGTTGTGGATTTTGTTTTTTTATTTGTCCGGAAACCTGTATTGAAGTTCATGAAGAATAG
- the dxs gene encoding 1-deoxy-D-xylulose-5-phosphate synthase: MLNRVNSSQDLKKLTIEELKLLSQEIRDLIVRVVSQKGGHLASSLGAVELCLALHYCFDTPQDSIIFDVGHQAYAHKIITGRKKSFSTLREYKGISGFPNYQESAYDLYISGHASTAISWAQGLAEAKRLEKDKTKTIAVVGDGSLTGGMCFEALNSCGHSQNDVLVVVNHNEMSISPSVGALSAHLTKIISAPIYNRIKNELESFLEHFSLIKGLVKRARKFEESVKGLVVPGIFFEELGFRYFGPIDGHNLEALVPTLINVATLSGPRVLHVITKKGKGYVHAEENPEYFHGTSGFDVETGQSDRPVKETFSDIFAKKLIILAEKDPKIVAITAAMPKGTGLDLFGKKFPGRLFDVGIAESHAVGFASGLAKRGLKPVVAIYSTFLQRAYDQIIHDVALQNLGVIFAIDRSGVVGEDGPTHHGVFDIGYLRAIPNMVCLAPKDGEEFQNMLEFATSLKKPVSIRYPREAAYSLDKKQAIEIGKSELIRAGEDVCLIALGSMVRVAVECSDLLAKEGIKLTVVNARFIKPLDEDLLKQLVLNHDLIITIEEGNLAGGFGSAVIELYESYDLLKKTKLIRVGFPDEFIPAAKRKDLLNMYGLDAESLSGKIRKALETRSVKK; the protein is encoded by the coding sequence ATTTTGAATAGGGTGAATTCCAGTCAAGATTTAAAAAAGCTAACCATTGAGGAGCTGAAACTTTTAAGTCAGGAAATAAGGGATTTAATTGTTAGGGTAGTTTCTCAGAAAGGTGGGCATCTAGCCTCATCTTTAGGAGCAGTTGAGCTATGCTTGGCTTTGCATTATTGTTTTGATACACCGCAAGATTCGATTATTTTTGATGTAGGGCATCAAGCCTATGCTCATAAAATAATTACTGGTCGCAAAAAAAGTTTTTCTACTTTGAGAGAATATAAAGGTATAAGCGGTTTTCCTAATTATCAGGAGTCAGCTTATGACTTATATATTTCTGGCCATGCTTCTACGGCAATATCTTGGGCTCAAGGACTAGCTGAGGCTAAGCGACTTGAAAAAGATAAGACAAAAACCATAGCCGTAGTCGGCGACGGTTCGTTAACTGGAGGGATGTGTTTTGAGGCGTTGAATTCTTGTGGTCATTCTCAGAATGATGTTTTAGTAGTTGTTAATCATAATGAGATGAGCATTTCACCTTCGGTGGGAGCATTGAGTGCACATCTTACCAAGATAATTTCAGCACCGATTTATAACCGGATAAAAAATGAATTGGAATCTTTTTTAGAACATTTTTCTTTAATCAAAGGGCTAGTAAAAAGAGCCCGTAAATTTGAAGAAAGCGTAAAGGGTTTAGTTGTTCCAGGAATATTTTTTGAAGAGTTAGGTTTTCGTTATTTTGGTCCGATTGATGGACATAATTTAGAAGCTTTAGTTCCTACTTTGATTAACGTTGCGACTCTTAGTGGTCCGAGAGTCTTGCATGTCATAACTAAAAAAGGTAAGGGTTATGTCCATGCTGAAGAGAATCCTGAATATTTCCATGGAACATCAGGCTTTGATGTTGAAACCGGTCAGTCGGATAGACCAGTCAAAGAGACCTTTAGTGATATTTTTGCTAAAAAACTTATTATTTTAGCTGAGAAAGATCCTAAGATAGTGGCGATAACTGCTGCTATGCCAAAAGGAACCGGGCTTGATTTATTTGGTAAGAAATTTCCTGGTAGGTTGTTCGATGTTGGCATTGCTGAGTCTCATGCTGTTGGTTTTGCTTCTGGCCTTGCCAAGCGGGGTCTTAAACCGGTTGTTGCTATTTATTCTACGTTTTTGCAGCGGGCCTATGATCAAATTATTCACGATGTAGCTTTGCAAAATTTGGGCGTAATTTTCGCTATTGATCGTTCCGGAGTAGTAGGAGAAGATGGCCCTACTCATCACGGCGTTTTTGATATTGGGTATTTACGGGCCATTCCAAACATGGTTTGCTTGGCACCTAAAGATGGCGAAGAGTTTCAGAATATGCTAGAATTTGCCACGAGTCTTAAAAAACCAGTGAGTATACGCTATCCACGCGAAGCAGCCTACTCTTTAGACAAAAAACAGGCCATTGAAATTGGTAAATCAGAGCTTATCAGGGCCGGAGAAGATGTTTGTTTAATTGCACTTGGTTCAATGGTTAGAGTAGCTGTAGAATGTTCCGATTTGTTGGCTAAGGAGGGGATTAAGCTTACAGTAGTAAATGCTCGTTTTATAAAACCTCTTGATGAGGACCTATTAAAACAACTAGTCTTGAATCATGATTTAATTATTACCATTGAAGAAGGAAATTTAGCCGGTGGTTTTGGTAGTGCTGTTATCGAATTATATGAGTCCTATGATTTACTTAAAAAAACTAAATTGATTAGGGTTGGATTCCCTGATGAATTTATACCGGCAGCTAAAAGAAAAGATTTGCTAAACATGTATGGTTTAGATGCCGAAAGTCTTAGTGGTAAAATAAGAAAAGCATTGGAAACAAGATCAGTAAAAAAATGA
- a CDS encoding PilZ domain-containing protein, translating into MSWQNTEKRRFPRANLPCKIIVHTPKESVIATITENIGAGGVRVIIDEAIEVSSMVGLEIEVNSSVVSCKGRVTWMVPRRDLESSESLGYDTGIEFYQISQKDQELIKKLVEAIISKEQ; encoded by the coding sequence ATGAGTTGGCAAAATACAGAAAAAAGACGTTTTCCTCGAGCTAATCTTCCTTGTAAAATAATTGTCCATACTCCAAAAGAGAGTGTCATCGCGACTATAACTGAAAATATCGGCGCCGGAGGAGTTCGAGTTATTATTGATGAAGCTATTGAGGTTTCTTCGATGGTTGGTTTGGAAATTGAAGTAAATAGTAGCGTAGTGAGCTGCAAGGGCAGGGTAACTTGGATGGTGCCTAGGCGAGACTTAGAGTCTTCTGAATCTTTAGGATATGATACTGGAATAGAGTTTTATCAAATTAGTCAAAAAGACCAAGAATTAATTAAAAAACTAGTCGAAGCAATTATTTCTAAAGAACAATGA